The Candidatus Zixiibacteriota bacterium genomic interval TCTTTTTTCGGGCTTCTTTAATGCAGTAATTTATCCAACTCTTTGAGTCTTTTTTTGTGTCGGGGAATGAAGCAAATACAAGCCATTTGGTAACTTCTAAATCATTCAGTCCTTCAATCAAATTATCAATACCTCTTATATTCCACTCTCTTAACAGTAATCGCCTTGTTTTGATTTTCACTTCGGACACCTCTTTTCCAAGCAAAAGAAATATGATTGCTTAAGACCAATCATAAATAAAATATAATATAGTTGTAGGATCTGGAAAATGCGCATCTATCATAATGCGTTTTGATAATGTATTAATCAGCATTTTATGAAATTTCGCTCAATAAAAAAGCTGGGAGACAGGGATTCGAACCCCGATACCGTGGTCCAGAGCCACGTGTCCTGCCGTTGGACGATCTCCCAGTGAACTGGTAC includes:
- a CDS encoding GNAT family N-acetyltransferase, whose product is MKIKTRRLLLREWNIRGIDNLIEGLNDLEVTKWLVFASFPDTKKDSKSWINYCIKEARKKNRVAYELAIELKFEKKVIGGASLNKINKFPLESNDAKG